A portion of the Oxynema aestuarii AP17 genome contains these proteins:
- the fabD gene encoding ACP S-malonyltransferase — MTKTAWIFPGQGSQAVGMGADLSEHPLAAARFDTATQVLGWSVPEICHGDEAQLGRTLYTQPCLYVVESILAEIMRDRGHDAPALVAGHSLGEYVALYVAGVFDFKTGLELVKRRAELMDGAAGGQMAALIGFDRDGLAAAIEQNPDVVLANDNSRAQVVISGTPDAVEAILANVKAKRAVKLNVSGAFHSPMMAEAAAEFQQVLDRVPFRDAAIPVLSNTDPTPATDAAQLKERLARQMTGSVRWREIGEQLPECGIEAAIEVGPGKVLSGLLKRSGLSLQQVGSLADLGSA; from the coding sequence ATGACTAAAACCGCATGGATTTTTCCAGGCCAGGGATCCCAGGCCGTCGGCATGGGCGCCGACCTCAGCGAGCATCCCCTCGCCGCCGCTCGCTTTGACACCGCCACCCAGGTTTTGGGGTGGTCCGTCCCCGAGATTTGCCACGGAGACGAAGCCCAACTCGGACGAACCCTCTACACCCAACCCTGTCTTTACGTCGTCGAGAGCATTTTGGCCGAGATCATGCGCGATCGCGGCCACGACGCCCCGGCCCTAGTCGCCGGACATAGCTTGGGCGAATACGTCGCCCTCTACGTTGCCGGAGTCTTCGACTTTAAAACCGGGTTGGAACTGGTCAAACGCCGCGCCGAACTGATGGACGGCGCCGCAGGCGGACAAATGGCCGCCCTGATCGGCTTCGATCGCGACGGACTCGCCGCCGCAATCGAACAAAATCCCGACGTCGTCCTCGCCAACGACAACAGTCGCGCCCAGGTCGTCATTTCCGGCACCCCCGACGCCGTAGAGGCGATCCTGGCCAACGTCAAGGCCAAACGGGCGGTCAAACTCAATGTTTCCGGCGCCTTCCACTCGCCGATGATGGCCGAGGCGGCAGCAGAGTTCCAACAAGTCCTCGATCGAGTTCCCTTTAGGGACGCCGCCATTCCGGTGCTGTCCAATACGGACCCGACCCCCGCCACCGACGCCGCACAGTTGAAAGAACGCCTCGCCCGCCAAATGACCGGATCGGTACGCTGGCGCGAGATCGGCGAGCAACTGCCCGAATGCGGCATCGAAGCGGCGATCGAAGTCGGTCCGGGGAAAGTCCTCAGTGGCTTGCTCAAGCGCAGTGGCTTGAGCTTGCAACAGGTCGGCAGTCTCGCCGATCTCGGTTCGGCGTAG
- a CDS encoding AbrB family transcriptional regulator: MAKTKNPVPLTGKDLLEKVKDLANLSKEEKAKACGYYTLTKNGIERVNMMAFLNALIDAEEIDLDGSSTGRGGRSASYKVSVQSNGNILIGSAYTKQMNLKPGDEFEISLGRKHIHLKQIDAQGEEDI; the protein is encoded by the coding sequence ATGGCTAAGACGAAAAATCCGGTTCCCTTAACAGGAAAAGACCTACTAGAGAAAGTTAAAGACTTGGCCAATCTTAGCAAGGAAGAAAAAGCCAAAGCCTGCGGCTACTACACCTTGACTAAGAATGGGATCGAGCGCGTTAACATGATGGCCTTTCTCAACGCCCTCATTGATGCCGAGGAAATCGATCTAGACGGTTCCTCCACGGGACGCGGCGGGCGCAGTGCCAGCTATAAAGTTAGCGTTCAGTCTAACGGCAATATCCTCATCGGTTCCGCCTATACCAAACAGATGAATCTCAAGCCCGGAGATGAATTTGAGATTTCGTTAGGCAGAAAGCACATCCATCTCAAGCAAATTGACGCTCAAGGTGAAGAAGATATTTAG
- a CDS encoding RNA-guided endonuclease InsQ/TnpB family protein, with product MLSKVRGTQWYVVVTIESDISVPDAPVRGRAIGIDLGLERFLTASDRSFQERPKFFKSMQRKLKLLQRRAARKQKGSQNWEKAQIKVARMHHRIANRRKDFHLKTAHQLCDQAQTIFAEDLNVKGLTRGMLRTDCVDAAFGQFLSLTEWVCWKRGVYFAKVNPNGTSQTCPNCFATVSKGLEVREHHCPECGYRTHRDHAAAEMVLHRGLEQVSSQGLWRKETACQVGLSGVDDLDKWRGARIPNREVGKPAL from the coding sequence GTGCTGTCCAAGGTACGGGGGACGCAATGGTATGTTGTCGTCACCATAGAATCGGATATATCAGTTCCCGATGCCCCGGTTCGCGGTCGGGCGATTGGGATTGACCTAGGATTGGAGCGATTCTTGACTGCTTCCGATCGCTCTTTCCAAGAGCGCCCTAAGTTTTTCAAGTCGATGCAACGCAAGCTGAAATTGCTGCAACGCAGAGCAGCACGAAAACAGAAGGGTTCTCAAAACTGGGAAAAGGCGCAAATCAAAGTGGCTAGAATGCATCATCGCATTGCCAATCGTCGTAAAGATTTCCATCTGAAGACGGCTCATCAGCTTTGCGACCAAGCGCAAACCATCTTTGCAGAAGACCTCAACGTCAAAGGCTTGACGCGAGGGATGTTGCGAACAGATTGTGTTGATGCTGCCTTCGGGCAGTTCTTGTCTCTGACGGAATGGGTGTGCTGGAAGCGAGGAGTCTACTTTGCTAAAGTCAATCCCAACGGCACCAGTCAAACCTGTCCCAACTGCTTTGCTACGGTGAGCAAAGGGTTGGAAGTCAGAGAGCATCATTGTCCTGAGTGTGGGTATCGGACTCATCGTGACCATGCTGCAGCAGAGATGGTTTTGCATCGTGGACTCGAACAAGTCAGTAGCCAGGGACTCTGGCGAAAGGAAACCGCCTGTCAAGTCGGTCTGTCGGGGGTCGATGACCTAGATAAGTGGCGTGGGGCCCGAATACCCAATCGTGAGGTGGGGAAGCCCGCGCTGTAA
- a CDS encoding helicase HerA domain-containing protein, whose amino-acid sequence MNLDKPLGSVIQGSLSKGLEVRLHPDISVEEMRVGKFLVVRGARSQFFCLLTDVALGTTSDRILVNPPHPEDDFMQAVLAGSGTYGRIELAPMLMLTPETDDRGWSPDSLLNTQGNANQGNRKTPENSNNGQNSNNGALASYQAQTGAPMELLPVKTIPSHFSQVYDASEADFRAVFGWEDDPHRRNFAIGQPLDMEVPVCIDLDRFVERSNGVFGKSGTGKSFLTRLLLSGIIRKQAAVNLIFDMHSEYGWEAATEGKQFSTVKGLRQLFPGQVEIYTLDPESTRRRGVRDAQELYLGYDQIEVEDISLVARDLNLSEASIENAIILRNEFGKSWITQLLSMSNEDIQMFCDEKRGNKSSIMALQRKLIRLDELKYMRNSCPHNYVGRILDALNAGKHVVIEFGSQSNMLSYMLATNVISRRIHGSYVQKAEQFLQTKDPGDRPRQLVITIEEAHRFLDSATVRQTIFGTIAREMRKYFVTLLVVDQRPSGIDNEVMSQVGTRITALLNDDKDIEAIFTGVSGGQNLRSVLSKLDSKQQALILGHAVPMPVVVRTRPYDEAFYREIGDVAWDEMDDDTVLKAAESAKADLGF is encoded by the coding sequence ATGAATTTAGATAAACCTTTAGGTTCGGTCATCCAAGGTTCTCTCTCCAAAGGCTTAGAAGTTCGCCTGCATCCCGACATTTCCGTTGAAGAAATGCGGGTTGGTAAGTTCTTAGTCGTTCGCGGGGCGCGATCTCAATTTTTCTGTTTGCTCACCGACGTCGCCCTCGGAACGACCAGCGATCGCATTTTGGTCAACCCTCCCCATCCCGAAGACGACTTCATGCAAGCCGTTCTCGCCGGAAGTGGCACCTACGGTAGAATCGAGCTGGCGCCGATGTTGATGCTCACCCCAGAAACCGACGATCGCGGGTGGAGCCCCGATTCCCTACTCAACACCCAAGGGAACGCCAATCAGGGTAACCGTAAGACTCCAGAAAACAGCAACAACGGCCAAAATAGCAATAACGGCGCCCTCGCCTCCTACCAAGCCCAAACTGGGGCGCCGATGGAACTGCTCCCGGTCAAAACCATTCCCAGCCACTTTTCCCAAGTTTACGACGCTTCCGAAGCCGATTTTCGCGCCGTCTTCGGTTGGGAAGACGACCCCCATCGCCGCAATTTCGCGATCGGTCAACCCCTCGATATGGAAGTCCCCGTCTGTATCGACCTCGATCGCTTCGTAGAGCGCAGTAATGGCGTTTTTGGCAAATCCGGCACCGGAAAGTCCTTCCTGACCCGTCTGTTGCTCTCTGGCATCATCCGCAAGCAAGCGGCAGTTAACCTGATTTTCGACATGCACTCGGAATACGGTTGGGAAGCGGCGACGGAAGGCAAGCAATTTAGTACGGTCAAGGGTTTGCGACAACTGTTTCCCGGACAGGTCGAAATTTACACTCTCGACCCGGAATCGACCCGCCGTCGGGGGGTTCGCGACGCCCAAGAACTGTATCTCGGTTACGACCAAATCGAAGTGGAAGACATTAGCTTGGTCGCCCGAGATTTGAATTTGTCGGAAGCGAGTATCGAAAATGCGATTATCTTGCGTAACGAATTCGGTAAAAGTTGGATTACCCAATTACTTTCGATGAGTAATGAAGATATCCAAATGTTTTGCGACGAAAAACGAGGCAATAAGTCTTCGATTATGGCCTTGCAGCGCAAGTTGATTCGTTTGGACGAACTGAAGTATATGCGCAATAGTTGCCCTCACAATTACGTGGGGCGCATTCTCGACGCCCTGAATGCGGGTAAACACGTCGTGATCGAGTTCGGGTCTCAGTCGAATATGCTCTCGTATATGTTGGCGACGAATGTGATCAGTCGTCGCATTCACGGGAGTTACGTCCAGAAGGCGGAGCAGTTTTTGCAAACGAAGGATCCCGGCGATCGCCCGCGTCAGTTGGTGATTACTATTGAGGAAGCTCACCGCTTTTTAGACTCGGCGACGGTCCGCCAGACGATTTTCGGCACGATCGCCCGGGAAATGCGAAAATATTTCGTGACGCTGTTAGTGGTAGACCAGCGCCCCTCGGGGATTGACAATGAGGTGATGTCCCAAGTCGGTACCCGGATTACGGCTTTACTCAACGACGATAAGGATATCGAGGCCATTTTTACCGGGGTTTCGGGAGGTCAAAATTTGCGATCGGTGTTGTCAAAACTGGACTCGAAGCAACAAGCGTTGATTCTCGGTCATGCGGTTCCGATGCCTGTGGTCGTCCGTACTCGTCCTTACGACGAAGCCTTTTATCGCGAAATTGGCGATGTGGCGTGGGATGAAATGGATGACGATACGGTGTTGAAGGCGGCGGAGTCGGCGAAAGCAGATTTGGGATTTTAA
- a CDS encoding DNA endonuclease yields the protein MDYNVSSKIEQRGILTGMLLGHAKRRKENFFIVHGDRQQGYLAYKQEILEAITRKRVGVRQRFSRRGRVLVYLEPKSIPLTRVLVQRLYQGKRKTIARPFLNGLTPAGIAIWFLDRGSKSFKRHEGKIKALEIVLNTRLSPVENEQVITYFSEVWGFEWGLKKIRDSWGLRMGTREGKRFLEFIAPYVPESMLYKIQTTPLQT from the coding sequence ATGGACTACAATGTCTCATCGAAAATAGAGCAACGGGGCATTTTAACGGGAATGTTGTTGGGTCATGCCAAACGCCGTAAAGAGAATTTCTTTATCGTTCATGGCGACCGACAGCAGGGCTATCTCGCCTACAAACAAGAGATTCTCGAAGCCATTACCCGCAAGCGTGTCGGCGTTCGCCAGCGTTTCTCGCGACGAGGACGAGTATTAGTGTACCTCGAACCGAAGTCGATCCCCCTGACGCGAGTTTTAGTTCAGCGACTCTATCAGGGCAAACGCAAGACGATCGCCCGTCCCTTTTTGAACGGTTTGACCCCGGCGGGAATTGCCATTTGGTTTCTCGATCGCGGCTCGAAATCGTTCAAACGTCATGAGGGAAAGATTAAAGCCCTCGAAATTGTCCTGAATACCCGCTTATCCCCGGTGGAAAATGAGCAAGTCATTACTTATTTTTCAGAGGTATGGGGTTTCGAGTGGGGGTTAAAAAAAATACGGGACAGTTGGGGGTTGAGAATGGGAACGCGCGAAGGGAAACGGTTTTTGGAGTTTATCGCTCCTTACGTTCCCGAATCGATGCTCTACAAAATCCAAACAACGCCTCTTCAAACATAA
- a CDS encoding YdcF family protein, which yields MLVKIGQKAVCKKRDDRRRSRRCHAKRRSCLWLSLFLFVLLLSGFAYKQYRTAFDRPKALLVLGGDTEREEFAANFARSHPDLDIWVSSGSNPEYAQWVFDRAGIEPHRLHLDYQAVDTVTNFTTLVGEFQAQGIDSVYLITSDDHMLRAKVIGEIVLGSRGITYKAIAVPSGREAEPVEKSIRDGLRAILWVTTGRTGASLGQLKSGGGDRR from the coding sequence ATGCTAGTCAAGATCGGTCAAAAAGCGGTCTGTAAGAAAAGGGACGATCGGCGGCGATCGCGCCGTTGCCATGCCAAACGCCGATCTTGTTTGTGGCTTTCGCTCTTCTTGTTCGTCCTTTTACTATCCGGCTTCGCTTACAAGCAATATCGCACCGCCTTCGATCGCCCCAAAGCCTTACTCGTCCTCGGCGGCGATACCGAACGGGAAGAATTTGCCGCCAACTTCGCGCGATCGCACCCCGACCTCGATATTTGGGTCTCCTCGGGAAGCAACCCCGAATACGCTCAATGGGTCTTCGATCGCGCCGGAATCGAACCCCACCGCCTCCATCTCGACTATCAAGCCGTCGATACCGTCACCAATTTCACCACCCTCGTCGGCGAATTCCAAGCCCAAGGGATCGACAGCGTGTACCTGATCACCTCCGACGACCACATGCTCCGCGCCAAAGTCATCGGCGAAATCGTCCTCGGCAGTCGTGGCATCACTTACAAGGCGATCGCGGTCCCCTCCGGTCGCGAAGCCGAACCCGTCGAAAAATCGATCCGCGACGGGTTGCGCGCCATTTTGTGGGTGACCACCGGGCGCACCGGAGCCAGTCTCGGGCAGTTAAAGTCGGGCGGGGGCGATCGCCGATAG
- a CDS encoding RNA polymerase sigma factor, RpoD/SigA family gives MPTIKTRPTTRKQTYMGARRGDSTDSIRSYLHEIGRVPLLSHEQEIVYGKQVQQMMGLLEAKQELEKTLDREPTETEWAAHVSKDLEELRQLLKVGRRAKQKMIEANLRLVVAIAKKYQKRNLEFLDLIQEGTLGLERGVEKFDPMRGYKFSTYAYWWIRQAITRAIAQQARTIRLPIHITEKLNKIKKAQRELTQTLGRNPTPNDLAEELDLEPAQIREYLLMSRQPVSLDLRVGDNQDTELQDLLEDADASPENYITQELLREDIESLLSELTNQQRDVIILRFGLKDGRELSLAKVGEQLNLSRERVRQLEHQALAQLRRRRANVQEYLAS, from the coding sequence ATGCCCACCATAAAAACTCGGCCAACCACCCGCAAACAGACCTATATGGGCGCCAGACGCGGCGACTCGACGGATTCGATTCGGAGTTACCTCCACGAAATCGGTCGGGTTCCCCTGCTCTCCCACGAGCAAGAAATTGTTTATGGCAAACAGGTGCAACAAATGATGGGCCTGCTTGAAGCCAAACAAGAGTTGGAGAAGACCCTCGATCGCGAACCAACCGAGACAGAGTGGGCCGCGCACGTCAGCAAAGACCTCGAAGAGCTCAGACAATTGCTCAAAGTCGGACGCAGAGCCAAACAAAAGATGATCGAAGCCAACTTGCGCTTGGTGGTGGCGATCGCCAAAAAATACCAGAAGCGCAACTTGGAATTTCTCGATCTGATTCAAGAAGGAACCCTCGGTTTAGAAAGAGGCGTCGAGAAATTCGACCCGATGCGCGGGTATAAATTCTCGACCTATGCGTACTGGTGGATTCGTCAAGCGATCACCCGGGCGATCGCCCAGCAAGCGCGCACGATCCGCCTGCCGATTCACATTACCGAAAAACTCAATAAGATCAAGAAAGCCCAACGAGAACTGACCCAAACCTTGGGTCGCAATCCCACCCCGAACGACTTAGCGGAAGAACTCGACCTCGAACCCGCGCAGATTCGAGAATACTTGCTGATGTCGCGCCAACCCGTCTCCTTAGATTTGCGCGTCGGCGACAATCAGGACACCGAACTGCAAGATCTGCTCGAAGACGCGGATGCTTCGCCAGAAAACTACATCACCCAAGAGTTACTGCGCGAAGACATCGAGAGCTTGCTCTCCGAGTTGACCAACCAGCAAAGAGATGTAATCATCTTGCGTTTCGGGCTCAAAGACGGACGGGAACTCTCCTTAGCCAAGGTGGGAGAACAACTCAATCTCAGCCGCGAACGAGTGCGCCAGTTAGAGCATCAAGCTTTGGCGCAATTGCGGCGGCGGCGAGCCAACGTGCAGGAATATCTCGCCAGCTAG
- a CDS encoding beta-ketoacyl-ACP synthase III produces MKELGAGIAITGSGSATPSASLDNDTLSQLVETSDEWIATRTGIRQRRLAKAGESLTELATRAARGAIAMSGIEVEDLDLIVLATSTADDLFGSASAIQAQLGARRAVAFDLTAACSGFVFGLATVAQFVRTGVYRNVLLIGADILSRWVDWNDRRTCVLFGDGAGAVVVQASTTGDRLLSFELCSDGSLNNCLQLPYRTQPQSLVGAIEVGQGDYGTIAMNGKEVYRFAVKRVPEVIEKALYRANLNIDQIDWLVLHQANQRILDAVADRLHCPREKVLTNLSKYGNTSAASIPLVLDEAVRHNQIKPGDRIAASGFGAGVTWGAAIFEWG; encoded by the coding sequence ATGAAAGAATTAGGGGCAGGCATTGCTATTACTGGGAGCGGTTCGGCAACCCCCAGTGCTTCCCTCGATAATGATACGTTAAGCCAACTGGTGGAGACTTCCGACGAGTGGATCGCCACCCGCACGGGCATTCGCCAACGGCGCCTGGCCAAGGCGGGAGAATCCCTTACAGAGTTGGCTACTCGCGCCGCACGAGGGGCGATCGCCATGTCCGGGATCGAGGTCGAGGATCTCGATTTGATCGTGCTGGCGACTTCGACGGCGGATGACTTGTTCGGCAGTGCCAGCGCCATCCAAGCGCAACTCGGGGCGCGGCGGGCCGTGGCGTTCGACTTGACGGCGGCCTGTTCTGGCTTTGTCTTCGGTTTGGCGACGGTGGCACAGTTCGTGCGCACCGGGGTCTATCGCAACGTGTTGTTAATCGGCGCCGATATCCTCTCCCGTTGGGTGGATTGGAACGATCGCCGCACCTGCGTCCTGTTCGGCGACGGCGCCGGGGCGGTGGTCGTGCAGGCTTCGACCACGGGCGATCGCCTCTTGAGTTTCGAGCTGTGCAGCGACGGCAGTCTCAACAACTGTCTCCAACTGCCCTACCGCACTCAGCCCCAATCCCTCGTCGGCGCGATCGAAGTCGGCCAAGGGGATTACGGCACGATCGCCATGAACGGCAAAGAAGTGTATCGCTTCGCCGTCAAACGAGTCCCGGAAGTCATCGAAAAAGCCCTCTACCGCGCCAACCTCAACATCGACCAAATCGACTGGCTCGTACTCCACCAAGCCAACCAACGCATCCTCGATGCCGTCGCCGATCGCCTCCACTGCCCTCGGGAAAAAGTATTGACAAATTTATCGAAGTATGGTAACACATCCGCCGCTTCCATCCCCTTAGTGTTAGATGAAGCCGTCCGCCACAACCAAATCAAACCGGGCGATCGGATCGCCGCCTCCGGCTTTGGTGCCGGAGTGACTTGGGGCGCGGCCATCTTTGAATGGGGATAA
- a CDS encoding RNA-guided endonuclease InsQ/TnpB family protein: MLTMNYTYRIYPNVVQQTELRSWLETCRGVYNYALRELKDWIASRKCSVDRCSLEKEYIIPADEPFPSYHRQQNNLPKAKKQFPHLGKVHSQVLQTTIRRLHDTWEVFQKRGYGFPRFKKFGQFKSFVFPQFKGNPINGFTIKLPKIGEVPINLHRPFAPLSKGGWGDTAKGAVQGTGDAMVCCRHHRIGYISSRCPGSRSGDWD; this comes from the coding sequence ATGCTGACCATGAACTACACTTACCGAATCTATCCAAATGTCGTACAGCAGACTGAACTGCGGTCGTGGCTTGAGACGTGCCGAGGCGTATATAACTACGCGTTGCGCGAACTCAAGGATTGGATTGCTTCTCGTAAGTGTTCGGTAGACCGATGCTCGCTGGAAAAGGAATACATCATTCCCGCCGATGAGCCATTCCCGTCTTACCATCGTCAGCAGAATAACCTGCCCAAAGCGAAGAAGCAATTCCCACACTTGGGTAAGGTGCATTCTCAGGTGTTGCAGACCACAATTCGCAGACTGCACGATACCTGGGAAGTATTTCAGAAACGGGGATATGGATTTCCGCGTTTCAAAAAGTTCGGTCAATTCAAATCCTTTGTGTTTCCCCAATTCAAGGGCAATCCCATCAATGGCTTCACAATCAAATTGCCAAAAATTGGGGAAGTACCCATCAACCTGCATCGTCCCTTCGCCCCCCTTTCAAAGGGGGGTTGGGGGGATACAGCTAAGGGTGCTGTCCAAGGTACGGGGGACGCAATGGTATGTTGTCGTCACCATAGAATCGGATATATCAGTTCCCGATGCCCCGGTTCGCGGTCGGGCGATTGGGATTGA
- a CDS encoding ParA family protein has product MAQIIATANMKGGVGKTTLTVNLATALAKEQGKRVLVVDLDTQISATLSLVSPHEFSKLRKERRTLKHLINDFIQPISQHSIPIQDAIKKYVGNQKGLDLLPGDLELYDEFTISEFLHEKAVRLAKEDFNLVWNKLEKLLVAKILEPVSRDYDFIILDCAPGYNLLTRSALVSSDFYLIPAKPEPLSLIGIQLLQRRINQLRETYKDDEPLTLELMGIVFTMSSGLLNGRYYKQVMRRVHDDFGEMKIFKTRIPNDINVSKAVDSFLPVMMTNPGCAGSKAFAQLSEEVMAKLKVAIDMKQQKRKLNLVNLD; this is encoded by the coding sequence ATGGCACAAATTATCGCAACAGCCAACATGAAGGGAGGCGTGGGTAAAACGACGCTCACGGTCAATTTAGCAACTGCATTGGCAAAGGAGCAGGGTAAGCGGGTCTTAGTGGTCGATCTCGACACTCAAATCAGCGCCACTCTCAGTCTGGTCTCGCCTCACGAATTTTCTAAACTTCGCAAAGAAAGACGCACTCTCAAACATTTAATTAACGACTTTATCCAACCGATCTCCCAACACAGCATACCGATTCAGGACGCGATTAAAAAATATGTCGGCAATCAAAAAGGTCTGGATTTACTTCCGGGGGATTTAGAGCTTTACGACGAGTTCACGATCTCGGAATTCTTGCACGAAAAAGCGGTTCGCTTGGCGAAAGAAGATTTTAATTTGGTTTGGAATAAACTCGAAAAGCTTTTAGTCGCCAAGATCCTCGAACCCGTTTCAAGAGATTACGACTTTATCATCCTCGATTGCGCGCCGGGTTACAATTTGCTGACCCGTAGCGCCCTGGTATCGAGCGATTTTTATTTGATTCCCGCCAAACCCGAACCCCTTTCCCTAATTGGGATTCAGCTTTTACAAAGACGGATTAACCAACTGCGAGAAACTTATAAGGACGACGAACCCCTGACCCTGGAATTGATGGGGATCGTGTTTACGATGTCGAGTGGGTTGCTCAACGGTCGCTATTACAAGCAAGTGATGCGTCGGGTTCACGACGATTTCGGGGAAATGAAGATCTTTAAAACCCGAATTCCCAACGATATTAATGTTTCTAAAGCGGTGGATAGTTTTCTACCCGTGATGATGACTAATCCCGGTTGTGCGGGGTCGAAAGCTTTTGCTCAGTTGAGTGAAGAGGTGATGGCTAAACTGAAAGTGGCGATCGATATGAAGCAGCAAAAACGGAAGTTAAATCTGGTCAATCTGGATTGA
- a CDS encoding lysophospholipid acyltransferase family protein, which produces MSHNREPVKSLVLYHLFKWSVVSPMLHAYFRGRIYGADRVPQEGPLIVVSNHASDFDPPILSNCMRRPVAFMAKEELFRVPVLKDAIRLYGAYPVKRGKGDRAAMRAALSYLEQGWATGLFLQGTRTPDARITAPKLGAALIAAKAQAPVLPVSLWGTQAIVKKGSALPKPVPVTVRIGEVLDPPKSTSREDLETFTATCAGIINDLHDLGR; this is translated from the coding sequence ATGAGTCATAACCGAGAGCCTGTCAAGAGTTTAGTGCTCTACCACCTGTTTAAATGGTCGGTGGTCAGTCCGATGCTGCACGCCTATTTTCGGGGTCGCATTTACGGCGCCGATCGCGTGCCGCAAGAAGGCCCGTTGATCGTGGTCAGCAATCACGCCAGCGACTTCGACCCGCCGATCCTGTCGAACTGTATGCGCCGTCCGGTGGCGTTTATGGCGAAGGAAGAGTTATTTCGCGTTCCGGTGTTGAAAGATGCGATTCGCCTGTACGGGGCCTATCCGGTCAAACGCGGTAAGGGCGATCGCGCGGCCATGCGGGCGGCGCTCTCTTATTTAGAACAAGGATGGGCGACGGGATTGTTCTTGCAAGGGACGCGCACCCCGGACGCCCGGATTACGGCGCCCAAGTTGGGGGCGGCGTTAATCGCAGCGAAAGCGCAAGCCCCGGTGCTTCCGGTCAGTTTGTGGGGAACGCAGGCGATCGTTAAAAAAGGGTCCGCGTTACCGAAACCCGTCCCGGTCACCGTTCGGATCGGCGAAGTGCTCGATCCGCCGAAATCGACGAGTCGTGAAGATTTAGAGACGTTCACGGCGACTTGTGCGGGGATAATTAACGATCTGCACGATTTAGGTCGCTGA